Genomic DNA from Pedobacter africanus:
GGTAGCACTGTTTACCATGGTGCAGGTGGTTTACAGGTTAGCAGTGATCCGGTCTATCCTGAAAAAGCAATTTCAGAAGCAGCATCGCCTGCAGCCGTTAAACAGATCATATCCGAACACCAGCAAGGTAAAAGCGATTTCCTTACCTTTTGCGATTTAGTGGCAGAAGCGGGCGTTGAAAAATGGGTGGTAGACACGGAGGCCATGGTATGTAGTTATTATGACCTTTTAGGCAACATCATGCTGGCAGAACCTATACCTGATGGATATTGAATATTCCATTTTGCAGTTTTAATATGCAAAATAAACCTGTTTTTGCTTAAATAAAATGCAAAATGGAGAGTTTAAAGCTGAATATTAGTGGCTGTGCTTCCAGTTTTCGTAAAACTGGATTTGGTCCCTGATGGAGTTCAATAAGGGCATATCCAGTTCGCAGCCAAGGGCTTCGCAGCGTGCGTGGTCTTTCTCATCGAGTTGAATTGTACCAATGACTTCTTCCTCTATATAAATTTGATATCGCGAGTTGTCTAGAGGCTTGATGTTATAAAATTTGCCTTGCCCATTGTAAGCAACCTCTATTCTGAATTGTTCCATCTTTTAATTTTTATGGTATTAAATGTAAAATGAGTTAGTTTAACAATGGTTGAGCCGGGATTGTTTAGAAACAGTATATCGCAATTAAAATGCTGTAATACCAAGGCAGCTGCTTGCTCGTTGCTATCTTTGCCCGGAGTATTTATATATTATGGAAATTAACGTCTTAGAGTGGTCATTAATCACGACGATTTCTCCATAAAAACCACCTATAAGCCATACAGTGGTGATAATCATCAGCAATTTGAAACGCTGCCTTTGATGAAATCATATTCTGTATAGTCGGGAACAACAAAAAGATGTTTTATTAAAGGGATATTTGTTTGCCTGTACGTAGCGTGTTATTTTTTGAGGACCAGGATTTCTTCTTTCGTAAGATCTGTCAGTTTTATGATGTCCTCGATAACAAAGCCCTGCTCAACCATTTTCAGGGCTATTTCTATAGATCTTTCATGCTTTCCTTTTAACTCACCCTGCGCTACAGCATAGTCCATAACATTTTTATTGTCCCATTTCTGCTTTAAACTTCTGTTATACATCGCTCTTTCCTCCGCTGTTAAATTGGCATATTTAGCCAGGTTAAATAATCGGTCAAATTCCGGGCCGTTTAAATATTCTGGCTGTTTTTTAAATTCTGTTAAATGCTTAAACGCATACAGCCATTTTTCTAAATCTGTATATAATTCTACTGGCTTCTTAACAAAGTTAAGCATCTCTATGAAAATAAGATTGAGTTTATCATAGAATATTTTACCGGTATGCCTGATGGCCAAGCAGATATCCTGAATGTATTCTGATCTAGGACTGTCTGGCAGGCAGAAGTCTTCCAGGAAAGCAATAAGATAAACCTCCGTAAGATTGTAGGCCCATTCTTTTCTGTTACCTTTTGGAGCCTGTTCACTTATAGCCCTTGAAGTGTAAAAAAGTGCCCGTTCCTTAAAATGTTTCTGATAACCACGCTGAATTTCGATAATAAATTTACTGCCATCAGCATCTGTACAAAATACGTCAAATACCGCTCCACCTTCCTCAGAAATTTCGCCGGGGAAGTCGGTCTTTCCGTACTCAATGTCAATAATGTACTTTCTACCTTTAAAAAGGTGGTTTAATAAACCGATCAGAATCGGTTTACTTTCTTCGGTTGCCAGGAGTCTCTTGAAAGAGAAGTCAACAAAAGGATCTATGTAAGTTGTTGTTTGGTTTAAGTCTGCTTGCATATTCATAAAATATGCAGACAAACCTACACCGGTTATTTTTCAATTTAAAGAACTCTGTGAACTTCAGGAAACTGTCCGGAAATTGGCATGTTTTCTGAAATCGGATTTTGTTTTGTGAGTGTTTGATGTAAGTAAACAAAATTAAATTACGTGGCACGTATACGCGGTTTGTTACATGTCCTGTTCAGGCCTTGCAACTAGTAGCGGGAAAATAACTTTTAATCTGCGGCAGGGCTTTCAAGCCCCTAATGGATGGCCTAATAGCATATTAAAAAGGGTAAATTTATTGATCTCATCTTTTAGTCGCCTGGACTTGGTGTCGGCTGCAGGATTCGAATCGTTTATAGGTCTTTATTTGAGTTGATTGGTCAAAAGGGAAAGGATAGACCCTCAAGATGCCTGGTTTTCGTCGAAAAATGCCCTGAAGATAGAGACGCTAATTTTTAGGGAGTGTCGATCAGCAGTTCTGTAATGTTGGAAGGATTGGTTATATTCGGTTAAACGAAAGAGGTGATTTCTACCCCTTACTATAGCCAATCAGGTGGCTACTTTGCTCCGGAATAAGGGGGTACTTTCCTCGGAATATGCACCCAAAGGCCACTACTAAGCCCTCGCTCTCCTAAGTTCTCCAATTTCACAACAATAATATTTTAATTCCGGGCATAACTTAACCTAAGAATCCAGCTGTTTGGCTGGATTTTTTGTTTTATCTAATCTTTAGGTTTTGCATTCATGATCTACGATTCGATGCCAGCAGTCTGGGGATAAATGATGTTACCGGAAATTTGTACCAGGTAGGCGTAATTGTTCTGGTTGTCATTTGCGCTTTGTCCGAGCAACAGCGCTGCATGATCCTGTTTAAGTACTTCGGCCATGAGCTTTAGGTTTTGGTAGACGGTGACTTTGGCCGTAAATATATGCTGGCAAATTTGAAGGATGTTGATGTCTTTTAAGAGGGAAGACTTGGTAGTGGATTTGATCTGTTTTAAGATATCCAGCAGGCATTTGTCGATCGCGCTGATCTGAGCACTTTCTTTGCTTTTTAGCAGCTGCTGACATTGTTCAATACGTTCAATGTGTTGTTGGAGTTCTGTTGAAGCTGAGACCAGTGCACTTCTAAGTTCTTCGGTATAAGATAGTGGGGCCAGTTTTTCAAATGATTTTGCATACTTTTTTTCTGATTCCAGCAGCCTGGTGAGCTGCTGAAGATATAAACCTTGCAAATCTGTGTTTACTGGTTTCATTGTGTCCATTTTTAGGTTAATGTTTTAAACTGTTTACCCGGAATTTCCCGGGTAAACAGTTGGGTGTTTTATGCCGGATCATCGTCCGGGTTTTCAAAATCTGCGTCTTCCTCGTCGCTAGAGGAACCTGAGTCTGGGTCGTTCTCAGGATCGATATCCAGATCATCTGAATTGTCAGTTTCCTGATCGATTTCCAGTTCTTCACTTTCCTGTTCAAGACGGGTTCCTTCCCCGTCGGCAAATTCTGTTTCTCCGGGGGTGTAACCGGCTTGTTCATTATTGGCGCTGCCGTCCTGGTTGGTTTGTTCATGCTGTTCTTCGGGGTTTCGGCCGACCTGGAACTGTTCAGGGTTTATAATTTCTTCTTCTGGTAACTGATCTTGATTTTCCATAATTGTAGATTTTAGAAACGTATAACATTTTTTGATTGCTTAGGTTTTTGTTGTTTTTTTATTTGCATTTGCAACACAGTATGGCGGTATTGAGCAGTAAGGAATGCTTAGCTTTTGTTTTGATTTTCCTTCCGGCTCTTTTGAAAGAGATTTAAAACTTTTTGATCTCGCAGAGGTTTATGCCTTTATCTATTAGGTATGTAATCTTCAACACTATCAATGATTGCGATGAATAAGAATGTTGAGCACTTTTACGATAAGTTTTATGATTGGTTGCTGTTAAAAGGCCCAGTCGTTTTACTGGGGATTGCTGTTTTGATCATTGGTCTGTGGCTGATCAGGATATTTGCACGCTGGATGCAAAATAGGATGCAGCGTAAAAAGATCAACAGTTCATTGAAACCTTTTTTTCTTAGCGTGGCCGTTGTAGTGCTTAGGATACTGCTGATTTTTTTGGTGATGCAGATTATGGGTATTCAGCTGACCATTTTTGCTGCCTTAGTTGGTGCAATTGGTGTTGCTGCCGGCCTGGCGCTATCTGGTACGATGCAGAATTTTGCCAGTGGAGTATTGATCTTGTTATTAAAACCTTTTCGTGTATCGGATAATATCATTGCCCAGGGGCAGGAGGGTACAGTATCTTCCATACAACTCTTCTTTACTGTGGTAACCACTTTTGACAACAGAACAGTGATTATACCAAATAGTAAGCTCTCTAACGAGGTCATCATCAACATCAGTGCGATTGGTAGCAGGAGACTGGATCTGGAGCTAAAATTTAATTACGGGATCGACCTATCAAAGGTTAGAAAAGTGATCGATGAAACCATTATGGAATCTAAGTCAGTTTTAAAAACGCCTGAGAAAAGGGTAGGAGTATCTGTATTAGAAACCGATGGTTACAAGGTGATGATCAATGTCTGGCTGAATTCTCATGGTTTTCATGATGCCAGGCTGATCTTTCAGGAAAATCTATTAGAAAATCTGAAATCTTCCGGTATTAAGCTACCGGGAATGGATTCAAAGTAATATGCAAATGATGAAGCGAGAAAAAATTACATTTAAGGGGATCTGGGAAGTCTTAAAGGCAACCTTTACCGGGTTTTTTGAGCATAAGGTAACCAAGCTGAGTGGTTCATTGGCTTATTATACTGTTTTTTCTATGGCGCCGCTACTGGTGGTGATTATCTCTTTGTGTGGTTTATTTCTGGGGCAGGAAGCTGCCCAGGGAGAGATTTATAACCAGCTGGCTGGTTTTATGGGTAAAGAAACTGCATTGCAGCTGCAGGAGATTGTTTCAAAAGCGGCCATTGGAAATAAGGACAGGATTGCTTTTATTATAGGGATTGTTACCTTGCTCATTGGGGCGACAACTGTATTTGCGGATATTCAGGAATCTATCAATACGATCTGGGGCCTTAAGCCCAAACCAAAACGCGGATGGCTAAAAATGCTGCAGAACAGGTTTCTGTCTTTTTCTGTGATCGTTAGTTTGGGTTTCATTTTGTTGGTATCATTAGCGATCACCACGGTATTAGATGGTTTTAGCAGCCGGCTTCAGGCCCGATTTTCTGATGTCTCTGTAGTGGTGTTTTACATACTGAACCAACTGTTGACCCTGGCGGTGATTTCGCTTATTTTTGGAGTAATCTTTAAAGTGCTGCCCGATGCGATCATCAAATGGCGGGATGTGTTATCCGGGGCAATAGTGACTGCCATTTTGTTTATGCTGGGCAAGTTTGCGATTTCTATTTATATCGGGCAAAGTGATGTAGGCAGTACCTATGGAGCGGCAGGATCACTGGTCATTTTATTGCTCTGGACTTATTATTCATCGATCATTTTGTATCTGGGCGCAGAGTTTACCAAAGCTTATGCTGTTGCCTATGGTTCGGAGATTCTCCCTTCGCATTATGCCGTGACAACTAAGGAAATTGAAGTGGAGACTGGTCATAATTCTGTTCAGGAAAATGCTTCTAAATCGTTTTGACTTATTAAAAAACTTTACTGTTCCTTCTGGCGTGTTGTTGTTATTAAAAATTAGATGTTCGGCAAACTTTGGATTGTCCCATTACAGGGATGATAACAGTCTGTTTTGAGTTTTGTTTAATAAAATATTAAACTAATTTTTATTAAACAATCTGTTTTTCAGTGTGTTGAAATTAAGCTAACTAAAAACATCTACTATGAAAGCAGCAGTATTTAATAAACTTAATCTATAAAAGATGGAAAATAGCAAACAGAATTCTGCTTTAAGAGACAGTACAAGTAAGAGCCTGTGGCAAGAAGTTGCTGTGGTTGCCGGCGATAAATCAACAGCTGTTGTAAATGAACCCGATAAAATATACGATTGCCTGATCGTGGGGGCGGGCATTACCGGAATTACGACTGCCTTGTTGTTGCAGCGGGCAGGACATTCGTGTGTGATTGCAGAAGCGCGACAACCTGGATTTGGAACGACCGGAGGCACTTCTGCGCATTTAAATACTTTTTTTGATGCAACCTATCCGGAGGTGGAAAGTGATTTCGGCAAGGAAGCTGCTAAATTACTTGCCAAAGGAGGCCAAGAGGCCATGTCAATGATTGAGGGTTTTGTAAAAGAACTCAATATCGATTGCGATTTGGAATCTAAACCGGCATGGCTTTATGCGGAAAATGAGAAAGAAAGCAAGCAGTTGCAGAAAATCCTGGAAGCTTCTCAGCGTGCCGGGGTTTCAGTTGAGGTTACGAATGAAAATCTCGTACCGGTGCCTTTTGATTCGGTGATCCGTTTTGAGGGCCAGGGACAGTTTCATCCCTTAAAATATATCAATGGGTTGCTCGCCGAATTCCTAAAGCTTGGTGGTGTATTGCTGCAAAACTCAATGATTAGGCACAGCAGTGTTGAAGAGGGTATCTATGCTGCAAAATCCGATACCGGTATGATCCGTGCGAAAAAAATGTTCTATGCTACACATATCCCGCCT
This window encodes:
- a CDS encoding DUF1398 domain-containing protein → MFTVQQMKAAHAKVKTGADFPGYVKEIKQLGLIHYDFMVKDGSTVYHGAGGLQVSSDPVYPEKAISEAASPAAVKQIISEHQQGKSDFLTFCDLVAEAGVEKWVVDTEAMVCSYYDLLGNIMLAEPIPDGY
- a CDS encoding Rpn family recombination-promoting nuclease/putative transposase, which translates into the protein MQADLNQTTTYIDPFVDFSFKRLLATEESKPILIGLLNHLFKGRKYIIDIEYGKTDFPGEISEEGGAVFDVFCTDADGSKFIIEIQRGYQKHFKERALFYTSRAISEQAPKGNRKEWAYNLTEVYLIAFLEDFCLPDSPRSEYIQDICLAIRHTGKIFYDKLNLIFIEMLNFVKKPVELYTDLEKWLYAFKHLTEFKKQPEYLNGPEFDRLFNLAKYANLTAEERAMYNRSLKQKWDNKNVMDYAVAQGELKGKHERSIEIALKMVEQGFVIEDIIKLTDLTKEEILVLKK
- a CDS encoding DUF892 family protein codes for the protein MKPVNTDLQGLYLQQLTRLLESEKKYAKSFEKLAPLSYTEELRSALVSASTELQQHIERIEQCQQLLKSKESAQISAIDKCLLDILKQIKSTTKSSLLKDINILQICQHIFTAKVTVYQNLKLMAEVLKQDHAALLLGQSANDNQNNYAYLVQISGNIIYPQTAGIES
- a CDS encoding mechanosensitive ion channel family protein is translated as MNKNVEHFYDKFYDWLLLKGPVVLLGIAVLIIGLWLIRIFARWMQNRMQRKKINSSLKPFFLSVAVVVLRILLIFLVMQIMGIQLTIFAALVGAIGVAAGLALSGTMQNFASGVLILLLKPFRVSDNIIAQGQEGTVSSIQLFFTVVTTFDNRTVIIPNSKLSNEVIINISAIGSRRLDLELKFNYGIDLSKVRKVIDETIMESKSVLKTPEKRVGVSVLETDGYKVMINVWLNSHGFHDARLIFQENLLENLKSSGIKLPGMDSK
- a CDS encoding YihY/virulence factor BrkB family protein — translated: MMKREKITFKGIWEVLKATFTGFFEHKVTKLSGSLAYYTVFSMAPLLVVIISLCGLFLGQEAAQGEIYNQLAGFMGKETALQLQEIVSKAAIGNKDRIAFIIGIVTLLIGATTVFADIQESINTIWGLKPKPKRGWLKMLQNRFLSFSVIVSLGFILLVSLAITTVLDGFSSRLQARFSDVSVVVFYILNQLLTLAVISLIFGVIFKVLPDAIIKWRDVLSGAIVTAILFMLGKFAISIYIGQSDVGSTYGAAGSLVILLLWTYYSSIILYLGAEFTKAYAVAYGSEILPSHYAVTTKEIEVETGHNSVQENASKSF